A window of Candidatus Hydrogenedentota bacterium contains these coding sequences:
- the glgC gene encoding glucose-1-phosphate adenylyltransferase translates to MQRVLTILLAGGAGERLYPLTKNRAKPAVPFGGMYRIIDFTLSNCINSGCRQILVLTQYKSNSLARHVHSAWNIMHPELGEFIEIIPPQMRVNSNWYLGTADAIFQNLYSINQFTPDEVLILSGDHIYKMNYEKMLRRHRETGAALTIAAIEAPLDEASRFGVFEVDAEGRVLGFEEKPEHPKPIPGVPDRALASMGIYAFNAGVLKKTVREDAERDASTHDFGKDIIPRMIKTHPVYTYKFEDENRKEAQYWRDVGTLDSYWEANMDLVSVSPHFNLYDRRWPLRTNLPMLPPAKFVFAEVGSRFGVAMDSIVSPGCILSGGTVDRCVLSPEVRVNSYAQVVESILMDGVVVGRHSRIRRAIVEKNVIIPERTVIGYNLAEDARRFRITPGGVVVVESTERVTEPITGK, encoded by the coding sequence ATGCAGCGGGTGTTGACGATTCTGTTGGCCGGGGGGGCCGGGGAGCGCCTGTACCCCCTGACAAAAAACCGGGCCAAGCCCGCGGTCCCCTTTGGGGGGATGTACCGCATCATTGATTTCACCCTCTCGAACTGCATCAATTCCGGCTGCCGGCAGATACTGGTCCTCACCCAGTACAAGTCCAATTCCCTGGCCCGGCACGTGCACTCCGCCTGGAACATCATGCACCCGGAACTCGGGGAGTTCATCGAGATTATCCCGCCGCAGATGCGGGTGAACAGCAACTGGTATCTGGGCACGGCGGACGCCATATTCCAGAACCTCTATTCCATCAACCAGTTCACCCCGGACGAGGTGCTCATCCTTTCCGGCGACCACATCTACAAGATGAACTACGAGAAAATGCTGCGGCGCCACCGGGAGACCGGGGCCGCGCTGACCATCGCGGCCATCGAGGCACCATTGGACGAGGCGTCCCGTTTCGGGGTCTTCGAGGTTGACGCGGAGGGGAGAGTGCTGGGTTTCGAGGAAAAGCCGGAGCATCCGAAGCCCATTCCCGGCGTGCCCGACAGGGCCCTGGCCTCGATGGGCATCTACGCGTTCAACGCCGGGGTGCTGAAAAAGACCGTCCGGGAGGACGCCGAGCGCGACGCCTCAACCCACGATTTCGGCAAGGACATCATTCCGCGAATGATCAAGACCCATCCGGTGTACACCTACAAGTTCGAGGATGAGAACAGGAAGGAGGCGCAGTACTGGCGGGATGTGGGCACCCTGGACAGTTACTGGGAGGCCAACATGGACCTGGTCTCCGTCAGCCCGCACTTCAACCTTTACGACAGGCGCTGGCCCCTGCGCACCAACCTGCCCATGCTGCCCCCGGCCAAATTCGTGTTTGCCGAGGTGGGCAGCCGCTTCGGCGTGGCCATGGACTCGATAGTCAGCCCCGGATGCATCCTCAGCGGGGGCACGGTGGACCGGTGCGTCCTCTCTCCGGAGGTGCGGGTCAACTCTTATGCCCAAGTGGTGGAGTCCATCCTGATGGACGGGGTCGTGGTCGGACGGCACAGCCGCATCCGCCGGGCCATTGTGGAAAAGAACGTGATCATCCCCGAGCGCACCGTCATCGGCTACAATCTGGCCGAGGATGCCCGCAGGTTCCGGATCACGCCGGGGGGCGTGGTCGTGGTCGAGTCCACAGAGCGCGTCACCGAGCCCATCACAGGGAAATAG
- a CDS encoding Crp/Fnr family transcriptional regulator, translating to MPRPIKTALPLDGEPFFQNMGRETLARIEAYTYHRRYEPRQIIFFPDDPCDYVYWVREGRVKVGLAAGDGRELTYRHLGPGDMLGDVLLADQPKRIKYAEALENSLLCLMRSDDFRRLVYEEVEVALALSLELTRRVLTLEEVFAEIVFSTVRGRVASALLRLGRGEAGADPFTVHVTHQELANLVGASREKVTLILHEFREEGMITLSNRRVRVENPAGLMRMRRPGIPQGGMV from the coding sequence GTGCCAAGACCCATCAAGACGGCCCTGCCGCTGGACGGCGAGCCTTTCTTTCAGAACATGGGCCGGGAGACCCTGGCCCGGATCGAGGCCTACACCTACCACCGCAGGTATGAGCCGCGCCAGATTATTTTTTTTCCGGACGACCCCTGCGATTATGTGTACTGGGTGCGCGAGGGCCGGGTGAAGGTGGGGCTCGCGGCGGGGGACGGCCGGGAGCTCACCTACCGGCATCTGGGACCGGGCGACATGCTGGGGGATGTCCTCCTCGCGGACCAGCCCAAGCGGATAAAATACGCCGAGGCCCTGGAGAATTCCCTGCTCTGTCTCATGCGCTCGGACGACTTTCGGCGGCTGGTGTACGAGGAGGTCGAGGTGGCGCTGGCCCTCTCCCTCGAACTGACCCGGCGGGTGCTCACCCTGGAGGAGGTCTTCGCCGAGATCGTCTTCAGCACGGTCCGGGGGAGGGTCGCCTCGGCCCTGCTGCGGCTCGGGCGCGGGGAGGCCGGGGCGGACCCCTTCACCGTTCATGTCACCCACCAGGAACTGGCGAACCTGGTCGGTGCAAGCCGTGAAAAGGTGACGCTCATTCTCCATGAATTCCGGGAGGAGGGGATGATAACCCTTTCCAACCGGCGCGTGCGCGTGGAGAATCCCGCCGGACTGATGCGGATGCGGCGTCCGGGGATTCCGCAGGGCGGGATGGTATAA